From Falco cherrug isolate bFalChe1 chromosome 4, bFalChe1.pri, whole genome shotgun sequence, one genomic window encodes:
- the ABCA3 gene encoding phospholipid-transporting ATPase ABCA3, with amino-acid sequence MMVVLRQFGLLLWKNYILQKRQILVTVIEICLPLLFAAILIALRHRVHSISHPNATIYPPESVDDLPGFFYSRHPSNPWELAYVPSNSSAVRSIAEAVERALPISIRAQGFASERDFEEYVKLDNRSGSVLAAVVFKHRFQQSTSPLPLQVDYELRFKYSPRNAPRSEQTGLNPNLDRDWHTSYLFPLFQLPGPREAKFADGGTPGYIREGFLAMQHAVDRAIMQYHASASSASLLENITVVVQRFPYPAYVNDLFLLAIQNQLPLLLMLSFTYTSLNIVRAVVHEKEKKLKEYMHMMGLSNWLHWSAWFLMFFLFLLVSVFFVTVLFCVKVSEQGAVLTNSDPTLVFTFLAIFSISSISFNFMVSTFFSRANVAAAAGGFLYFFSYIPYFFISPRYDLMSHSQKLASCLISNVAMAMGAQLIGMFEGKGTGIQWRDLMKPVSVDDNFTLAQVLGMLLLDSVLYGVVAWYVEAVFPGEYGVPQPWYFFLTPSYWCGRPRTVVGKEKEEEEDPEKALKSQYIEEEPADLVSGIKIKHLSKVFRVGNKMKEAVKDLTVNMYEGQITVLLGHNGAGKTTTLSMLTGLHSPTGGQAYINGYEISQDMVLIRRSLGLCPQHDVLFDNMTVEEHLCFYAGLKGYPSSKCPEEINHILRILNLEDKRHALTKALSGGMKRKLSIGIALIGDSKVVMLDEPTSGMDPASRRATWDLLQQQRSNRTILLTTHFMDEADLLGDRIAIMAKGELQCCGSSLFLKRKYGAGYHMVMVKEPYCNLGEISRLICQYVPNATMESNAGAELSFILPKESTHRFEALFTELEQKREELGIASYGASVTTMEEVFLRVGKLVDSSMDIQAIQLPALQYQHERRSNDWAMDDSSSLSGMTDMTDDSGALITEDCSSIKLNTGFYLCCQQFYAMFMKRAMYSWRNWKMVAAQFLVPLIFTAFALIVAKTFPGPRDSSLLRLTLEPYGQTIVPFSVSAASGLSQRLAEQYAELLDAQRQSPLEVLGGLDEYLISRASEEGGAFNEHYITAASFEGAGNRTVVTALFNNQAYHSPATALMLADNAVFRVLAGPNASITVTNYPQPRNITEKAKDQLMEGQTGFAIAINLLYGMASLASTFALLLVSERAIKAKHVQFVSGVYVINFWLSALLWDIINFLIPCALMLVIFQAFDVQAFTQDSHLVDVMLIFLLYGWAIIPLMYLLSFFFSVAATAYTRLTIFNILSGTATFLAVTIMSIPELGLVDLSKTLDKVFLVLPNYCLGQCISDFYQNYEFIQFCTSSVEAIFICKAFNISYQMNYFSWETPGIGRYLTSLTVQGFSFLFLLFLIETNLLWRLRTLVCGICRRRKWVALLNRVSVLPEDRDVADERKKVLESPPELLSSLSSPLVIKELTKVYDSRESLLAVDRISLAVSKGECFGLLGFNGAGKTTTFKMLTGDESITSGDAFVDGHSILANIKKVQQRIGYCPQFDALLDHMTGRETLSMYARLRGIPERYIGSCVENMLRGLLLEPHADKLVRTYSGGNKRKLSAGIALIGGPPVIFLDEPSTGMDPVARRLLWDAVTRTRECGKSIIFTSHSMEECEALCTRLAIMVNGQFKCLGSPQHLKSKFGSGYTLLAKTRSEEEGELQAFKAFVEKTFPGSVLKHEHQGMVHYHLTNKNLSWAQVFGALEKAKEKYRLEDYSVSQISLEQVFMSFTRFQHYTEDRGK; translated from the exons aaaCGGCAAATCTTGGTGACCGTCATCGAAATCTGCCTGCCGCTACTTTTCGCCGCCATCCTGATAGCTCTGCGGCACCGGGTGCACTCCATCAGCCATCCCAACGCCACCATCTACCCCCCCGAGTCCGTGGATGACCTACCGGGCTTCTTCTACAGCCGGCACCCCAGTAACCCCTGGGAGCTGGCATACGTCCCCTCCAACAGCAGCGCCGTCAGGAGCATTGCCGAGGCGGTGGAAAGAGCTTTACCCATCAGCATCAGAG CTCAGGGCTTTGCCTCGGAGAGGGACTTTGAGGAGTATGTCAAGTTGGACAACCGCTCGGGCAGCGTGCTGGCCGCCGTCGTGTTCAAGCACCGCTTCCAGCAGAGCACGTCCCCACTGCCCCTCCAG GTCGACTATGAACTGCGCTTCAAGTACAGCCCGAGGAACGCGCCGCGGAGCGAGCAGACGGGTCTGAACCCCAACCTGGACCGGGACTGGCACACCAGCTACCTCTTCCCGCTCTTCCAGCTGCCCGGGCCCCGGGAGGCCAAGTTTGCCGATGGGGGGACGCCGG GCTATATCCGCGAAGGGTTCCTGGCCATGCAGCATGCGGTGGACAGAGCCATCATGCAGTACCACGCCAGCGCCAGCTCCGCCAGCCTGCTGGAGAACATCACGGTGGTGGTGCAGCGCTTCCCCTACCCGGCGTATGTCAACGACCTGTTCCTCCTCGCCATCCAGAACCAGCTGCCCCTCCTGCTCATGCTCAGCTTCACCTACACCTCGCTCAACATTGTCCGCGCCGTTGTGCACGAGAAGGAGAAGAAGCTGAAG GAGTACATGCACATGATGGGCCTCAGCAACTGGTTGCACTGGAGCGCCTGGTTCCTTatgttcttcctcttcctcctggtgTCCGTGTTTTTCGTCACCGTGCTCTTTTGTGTCAAG GTGAGTGAACAGGGAGCGGTGCTCACCAACAGCGACCCCACACTGGTGTTCACTTTCCTTGCCATCTTCTCCATTTCCTCTATCTCCTTCAACTTCATGGTGAGCACCTTCTTCTCAAGAG caaaTGTTGCGGCTGCCGCTGGCGGCTTCCTCTACTTTTTCTCCTACATCCCTTACTTCTTCATCTCGCCCCGCTACGACCTGATGTCCCACAGCCAGAAGCTGGCGTCCTGCCTCATCTCCAACGTGGCCATGGCCATGGGGGCACAGCTTATAGGCATGTTTGAAGGAAAAG GGACTGGCATTCAGTGGAGGGACCTCATGAAGCCCGTCAGCGTGGACGACAACTTTACCTTAGCCCaggtgctggggatgctgctgttgGACTCCGTGCTCTACGGCGTGGTGGCCTGGTATGTGGAGGCCGTCTTCCCCGGGGAGTACGGCGTGCCTCAGCCGTGGTACTTCTTCTTGACG CCCTCGTACTGGTGCGGGCGCCCCAGGACTGTGGtgggaaaagagaaggaggaggaggaggacccTGAGAAAGCTCTGAAGAGCCAGTACATTGAGGAAGAACCTGCCGACCTCGTGTCAGGAATCAAAATAAAGCACCTTTCCAAG GTCTTCAGAGTGGGAAACAAGATGAAAGAGGCAGTCAAGGACTTAACGGTGAACATGTACGAAGGGCAGATCACCGTCCTGTTGGGACACAATGGCGCTGGGAAGACCACCACTCTGTCCATGCTCACAG GTCTGCACTCTCCGACGGGCGGGCAGGCGTACATCAACGGCTACGAGATCTCCCAGGACATGGTCCTGATCCGCCGCAGCCTGGGCCTGTGTCCCCAGCACGACGTCCTCTTCGACAACATGACGGTGGAAGAGCACCTCTGCTTCTACGCCGGG CTGAAGGGGTACCCATCCTCCAAGTGCCCTGAGGAGATCAACCACATCCTGAGGATCCTCAACCTGGAGGACAAGCGCCACGCTCTGACCAAGGCGCTGTCTGGTGGCATGAAGCGCAAGCTCTCCATTGGCATCGCCCTCATTGGGGACTCCAAG GTGGTGATGCTGGATGAGCCAACGTCAGGGATGGACCCAGCCTCTCGCAGGGCCACATGggacctcctgcagcagcagaggagcaacCGCACCATCCTGCTGACCACCCACTTCATGGATgaggctgacctgctgggggacCGCATAGCTATCATGGCCAAGGGCGAGCTGCAGTGCTGCGGCTCCTCACTCTTCCTCAAGCGTAAATATG GGGCTGGATATCACATGGTGATGGTGAAGGAGCCCTACTGTAACCTGGGGGAGATCTCCCGCCTCATCTGTCAGTATGTGCCCAACGCCACCATGGAGAGCAACGCTGGGGCAGAGCTGTCCTTCATCCTGCCCAAGGAGAGCACGCACAG GTTTGAGGCCTTGTtcacagagctggagcagaagcGGGAGGAGCTGGGCATCGCCAGCTACGGCGCCTCGGTCACCACCATGGAGGAAGTCTTCCTGAG GGTTGGGAAACTTGTGGATTCCAGCATGGATATCCAGGCcatccagctgcctgccctccagtaCCAGCATGAGAGACGCTCCAACGACTGGGCCATGGATGACTCCAGCAGCCTGAGCGGCATGACGGACATGACGGACGACAGTGGGGCACTCATCACGGAGGACTGCTCCAGCATCAAGCTCAACACGGGG TTCTAcctgtgctgccagcagttCTACGCCATGTTCATGAAGCGAGCCATGTACAGCTGGCGCAACTGGAAGATGGTGGCAGCGCAGTTCCTCGTGCCTCTGATCTTCACCGCCTTTGCCCTCATCGTGGCCAAGACCTTCCCAGGCCCCAGGGACTCCTCCCTGCTGAGGCTGACACTGGAGCCCTACGGCCAGACCATCGTGCCCTTCAGTGTCTCGGCTGCCTCGGGTCTGTCGCAGAGGTTGGCGGAGCAGTACGCGGAGCTGCTGGATGCCCAGCGCCAGTCGCCGCTGGAGGTGCTGG GTGGCCTGGACGAGTACCTGATCTCGAGAGCCTCCGAGGAAGGGGGAGCCTTCAACGAGCACTACATCACAGCTGCCTCCTTTGAAGGGGCTGGGAACCGCACTGTGGTCACCGCGCTCTTCAACAACCAGGCGTACCACTCCCCCGCCACGGCCCTGATGCTGGCCGACAATGCCGTCTTCAGGGTACTGGCGGGCCCCAACGCCTCCATCACAGTCACCAACTACCCTCAGCCCCGCAACATCACTGAGAAGGCCAAAGACCAGCTCATGGA GGGCCAGACCGGGTTTGCCATTGCCATCAACCTGCTGTATGGCATGGCCTCGCTCGCCAGCACTTTCGCGCTGCTGCTGGTCAGCGAGCGGGCCATCAAAGCCAAGCACGTCCAGTTTGTCAGCGGCGTCTACGTGATCAACTTCTGGCTCTCCGCCCTCCTCTGGGACATCATCAACTTTCTCATCCCTTGTGCTCTAATGCTG GTGATATTCCAAGCCTTTGACGTGCAAGCCTTCACCCAAGACAGCCACCTCGTTGATGTGATGCTGATCTTCCTCCTTTATGGCTGGGCCATCATCCCCCTCATGTACCTCCTTAGCTTCTTCTTCTCGGTGGCAGCCACAGCCTACACCCGTCTCACCATCTTCAACATCCTCTCAGGCACGGCCACCTTCCTGGCGGTCACCATCATGAGCATCCCAG AACTGGGCTTGGTGGACCTCTCCAAAACCTTGGATAAAGTCTTTCTCGTCTTACCCAATTACTGCCTGGGCCAGTGCATCAGTGACTTCTACCAGAACTATGAGTTCATTCAGTTTTGTACCTCCTCTGTTGAAGCCATCTTCATCTGCAAGGCGTTTA ATATCAGTTATCAGATGAACTACTTTTCCTGGGAGACTCCTGGGATCGGACGATACCTGACCTCCTTGACCGTCCAgggtttctccttcctcttcctccttttcctcattgAGACAAACCTTCTCTGGAGACTGAGAACTTTGGTCTGTGGCATCTGCAGGCGGCGGAAATGG GTGGCACTGCTGAACAGGGTATCTGTGCTGCCGGAGGACCGGGACGTGGCAGATGAGAGGAAGAAGGTTTTGGAGTCACCACCAGAACTGCTGTCATCTCTCAGCAGCCCTCTGGTCATCAAGGAGCTCACCAAG GTCTACGACAGCCGGGAGTCCCTGCTGGCGGTGGACAGGATCTCCTTGGCGGTCAGCAAAGGGGAATGCTTTGGCCTCCTCGGCTTCAATGGAGCGGGCAAAACCACCACCTTCAAGATGCTGACGGGTGACGAGAGCATCACGTCAGGGGATGCCTTTGTGGACGGCCACAGCATTCTggccaacatcaagaag GTCCAGCAGCGGATCGGCTACTGCCCGCAGTTTGATGCCCTCCTGGACCACATGACGGGCCGCGAGACCCTGAGCATGTACGCCCGGCTGCGGGGCATCCCCGAGCGCTACATCGGCAGCTGCGTGGAGAACATGCTGCGAGGGCTGCTCCTGGAGCCACATGCCGACAAACTCGTGAGGACCTACAG TGGTGGTAACAAGCGGAAGCTGAGCGCTGGCATCGCCCTCATTGGCGGTCCCCCCGTCATCTTCCTGGATGAACCCTCCACCGGCATGGACCCCGTGGCCCGGCGTTTGCTCTGGGACGCAGTGACACGGACGCGGGAGTGTGGCAAATCCATCATCTTCACTTCCCACAG CATGGAGGAGTGCGAAGCGCTGTGCACGCGGCTGGCCATCATGGTGAACGGGCAGTTCAAATgcctgggcagcccccagcacctgAAAAGCAAGTTCGGCAGTGGCTACACCTTGCTGGCCAAAACGCGGAGTGAGGAGGAGGGCGAGCTGCAGGCCTTCAAGGCCTTCGTGGAGAAGACTTTCCCAG GCAGTGTCCTGAAACACGAGCACCAGGGCATGGTACATTACCACTTGACCAACAAGAACCTCAGCTGGGCACAG GTCTTCGGGGCCTTGGAGAAAGCCAAAGAGAAGTACCGCTTGGAAGACTATTCGGTGAGCCAGATATCCCTGGAGCAAGTCTTCATGAGCTTCACTCGCTTCCAGCACTACACAGAGGACAGAGGGAAATGA
- the MCRIP2 gene encoding MAPK regulated corepressor interacting protein 2 isoform X3 has protein sequence MYTLTRGPSKLATQRRTGPTQQAVESSKLGELRGRLQPGAWPPASPAQKLVFNRVNGKRPQVLLQQVSAPEECYTLAHEENVRFVYEAWQQVEQQLDGSRSGESACGPVQYVEKTPNPELMKNFVPIDLEEWWAQQFLAKIENCT, from the exons ATGTACACGCTGACGCGCGGCCCCAGCAAGCTGGCCACGCAGCGCCGCACAG gTCCGACGCAGCAGGCAGTGGAGAGCAGCAAGCTGGGCGAGCTGCGGGGTCGGCTCCAGCCCGGCGCCTGGCCCCCCGCTAG CCCAGCCCAGAAACTAGTCTTCAACAGAGTGAACGGCAAGAGGCcgcaggtgctgctgcagcaggtctcGGCTCCCGAGGAGTGCTACACGCTGGCCCATGAGGAGAACGTCCGCTTTGTCTATGAAG cctggcagcaggtagagcagcagctggatggcAGCCGGAGTGGGGAGAGCGCCTGTGGCCCCGTGCAGTATGTAGAGAAAACCCCCAACCCTGAACTGATGAAAA ACTTTGTTCCCATTGACCTGGAGGAGTGGTGGGCACAGCAATTTCTAGCCAAAATTGAAAATTGCAcataa
- the MCRIP2 gene encoding MAPK regulated corepressor interacting protein 2 isoform X2, whose translation MYTLTRGPSKLATQRRTGPTQQAVESSKLGELRGRLQPGAWPPASSPAQKLVFNRVNGKRPQVLLQQVSAPEECYTLAHEENVRFVYEAWQQVEQQLDGSRSGESACGPVQYVEKTPNPELMKNFVPIDLEEWWAQQFLAKIENCT comes from the exons ATGTACACGCTGACGCGCGGCCCCAGCAAGCTGGCCACGCAGCGCCGCACAG gTCCGACGCAGCAGGCAGTGGAGAGCAGCAAGCTGGGCGAGCTGCGGGGTCGGCTCCAGCCCGGCGCCTGGCCCCCCGCTAG CAGCCCAGCCCAGAAACTAGTCTTCAACAGAGTGAACGGCAAGAGGCcgcaggtgctgctgcagcaggtctcGGCTCCCGAGGAGTGCTACACGCTGGCCCATGAGGAGAACGTCCGCTTTGTCTATGAAG cctggcagcaggtagagcagcagctggatggcAGCCGGAGTGGGGAGAGCGCCTGTGGCCCCGTGCAGTATGTAGAGAAAACCCCCAACCCTGAACTGATGAAAA ACTTTGTTCCCATTGACCTGGAGGAGTGGTGGGCACAGCAATTTCTAGCCAAAATTGAAAATTGCAcataa
- the MCRIP2 gene encoding MAPK regulated corepressor interacting protein 2 isoform X1, translating into MGLVTGGAGKVQAAGGCRPRVRSDAPRGRLGLCSAPGRHRLRHPGVRPRAGLGAAGRTCPPPAAAAAGAVRRGWGAAGGSRLHPSRGEDLGDPVLTGQAAPAGGSGRLCPLPPKGPAQKLVFNRVNGKRPQVLLQQVSAPEECYTLAHEENVRFVYEAWQQVEQQLDGSRSGESACGPVQYVEKTPNPELMKNFVPIDLEEWWAQQFLAKIENCT; encoded by the exons ATGGGGCTTGTGACCGGAGGAGCGGGCAAAGTgcaggcggcggggggctgccggccccgAGTGCGCAGCGACGCCCCCcgggggaggctggggctgtgcagcgcCCCCGGGAGGCACCGGCTGCGCCACCCCGGTGTGCGGCCGCGGGCAGGGTTGGGGGCTGCTGGGCGGACCtgcccccctccagcagcagcagcagccggaGCTGtgaggcgggggtggggggcagccgGAGGGTCCCGGCTCCATCCCTCGAGGGGGGAAGACTTGGGAGACCCCGTGCTgacagggcaggcagcccccgcCGGCGGGTCCGGGCGGCTCTGCCCGCTTCCTCCGAAGGG CCCAGCCCAGAAACTAGTCTTCAACAGAGTGAACGGCAAGAGGCcgcaggtgctgctgcagcaggtctcGGCTCCCGAGGAGTGCTACACGCTGGCCCATGAGGAGAACGTCCGCTTTGTCTATGAAG cctggcagcaggtagagcagcagctggatggcAGCCGGAGTGGGGAGAGCGCCTGTGGCCCCGTGCAGTATGTAGAGAAAACCCCCAACCCTGAACTGATGAAAA ACTTTGTTCCCATTGACCTGGAGGAGTGGTGGGCACAGCAATTTCTAGCCAAAATTGAAAATTGCAcataa